The window GAATATAAGTTAGCTTCATGTAGaactatatcatttatttattattttagttaGTGGTTTGTTCCTGAGAAGTCTATTTTGTCTCAGGACATTTACTATTTTctacaaaatgcctgtaccaagtcatgaattcTTAAAATGTTTTCCTTTCGTGTTTACAAAGTCTGAGCTTAGGATTTTTCCATTATATCATTGTCTTTTCGTTTTTAATTGttcctttatgtttttttttttttttttaacttatatgtATGTTTTAGTAACACTTTTCTTGTCAAATGATTTATTTGCATTGAAAAGGAGGACCTTTTTATTCGAAACATTTGTGGCAGCATAATGCACATTAAATTTGCTATATAAAGTTTTGCTATAGTGtcagagatacatgtatatgccaaaaactgcattttatccccaTGTTCTAATTTTTGCCATGACAGTCATCTTGTTGGATGGGCGGGGTCATCGAATTCATGTTTTAGGCTGATTAGGGCcacgttttgttttatttggcccagcagtttcagaggagaagattttttttaaagtaagtggacgacggacgccaggtgatgagaaaagcttacttggcccatcttgtttgtattgttcatcatttgtcattttgggtccTTTAATAACAGACTATGCTGTACGAGTTTtactcatagttgaaggccgtatgtagatataagaagatgacgTACAGAATGAGTGACATTGAGAAAACTCTCCATTAAAAGCACTAGGTCAAAGTAtagccttcaatacggagcctaggctcacaccgaacagaaagcttTAAAGAGCCAGAAAAACGACTAGCCTAAAATAATTCCAatcggaaaaccaacggtcttatttactagtgtcttatttatataaagaacgAAAGCACttttacgaatgtgacctatcaaattatactatttaccagatttgtaataacataagcaacaacgggtgtcacatgtggagcaggatcttcttacccttccggaatacctgagatcacccctgtttttagtggggttcgtgttgcttagtcttaagttttctatatatgttgtgtgttctgtactattatttgtctatttgtcgttatatttttgccatggtgttgtcagtttattttcaatctgttagTTTGACTGTGACTTTGGTATCTTCTGCCCCTCATTAACGAACAAACGAAATTGTCTAAAATGCAGGTTGCGGGTTGCGGGTTGCAGGTTGCGGGTTGCAGGTTGCGGGTTGCGGGTTGCAGGTTGTGGGTTGCAGGTTGCGGGTTGCCACAAGGGGATATATAAGCATGGAATGGTGTAATCTACATAATTTTACTTGTTTCATTTGTTATAACAATTTTATGATCAATGTTAAAGGCAAGgtatttaattacaatacacattaTTCTTGTGTAAATAAACTTACAcctaaaaatagaaatctatcaaTTTACATTAATTACAATATCTTGATGGGTTTATGTATTATACACACCTTTTCGTATGAAAAAAGAAAGCTTGACAAACATTTGGGTAAAACCTTCAACAAACGCGTATAGATTCTCACAACTAACTTATACATATTAAGCATCAAGACTTGACACGGTTTTAATTTTAAGTGGTAAATTAAAGACTTTTTGCCTTTAAACTAGATATATATGTAcatcattgtatatatttttgattaacagTGTTTCTGGATTCTTTAGCTAGGTTCTATTGCATTCTTATCAAGGGTCCTTCTCAAAAGTCTACCTATTCAAAAGTCTTGTTTTCCCTTGATGCTCCTTTAAATTTTTACTGGCTTATGAATACGCTATGATAGGCATTTTTTTAGTAACGTGTTGCAGGGGAAATAGAAATACCGAGCGTCGGTTAGTCCTTTCTTCGCCGGTCTATCAAGCATTTGTTATCGCTCTCACGTGTACaacttttgcaattttttttttataaaactattctATAAATAGGTTATaataggttaatatcagcaacATCTATGACAAGTTCAAAAAAGGTTGACgtatttaaaagagttatgcccctaagaagtattatttttttttagaaaatgtcctGTGAGctgaacatatacatgtatctctggtttttcttttgttgttgtcCTTGAGTAAAGTTCCAAAGAAACAAAGTTTCAGTTTGACTTGAGAGTTAGGAAACTATGATAATTGCAAAAGACAAGCAAAAATTCTGAATCACCGCGAATATAGACCATCAAACAGAGCTGCCAATTCTGCCAAAACAAATCTCAATTTTTCggaaaacatttgaaatactCTGTAGAGCCTCCAGGATTACTTGGACATGTCTTCCCATTTGAAAATTTCTGTAGTCGGTGTCTttcatgtattgtcaaaatattaatttacatgtatatatataagaattgCACTTCCAATTTTCATCAGGACGCAAAAATGTGCCAACTTGaaggttctgtgttgaaggccgtattgtaAAATAATACTGCCTACTTTAGCTTCAttgtcttggatggagagttgtctcattggcactggtaccacatcttcttatttgtgtACAAGTGTTGTACTCATGTTGTTTTTGTATCAGAATTATATGTTCTACTAACCTCTAGTTTTCAGTAAGTGTTTATTTCTGCCAATTTAAagcacaagagtgcacacgctaaaaTGTATCACCTTCTTTACTAGTCATTGAtagtatgttgatagtcctaaatatatagctttattacaactgtcacataaatttaacatttaccaagaaaactaaacattgaccaatgaaccatgccagacaacagacatgtacagctaacaattcttccgtACAactaatatagttgacctattacttataaattaagaaaactgacaaaccaaaacacaaaaacttaacactgagcaatgaaccgtgaaaatgaggtcatggtcaaataattAGGCCAAAATCAGCCTTaaccatacatacatgtacacctttATATACTCAAAGGAttctctttttgaaaataataaatactattCTTACTTTTCAATAATTAGTCAAATTGTAAATGGACAATTGTAGTGGAACTGGCTcaagtaccccccccccccccccaaaaaaaaaagaaaagaaaagaaagtaaaaatagcagaaataaaaatacttacccttttcatttattttggttGGGTCTGCAAACTTATGTTGACTCTCAAGCGTCTCTGTAatgtctaaatttttattttgcgtCTGTACATAATAAAACTGACTGCCAAAGGAAGCAAgttattttgtttgctttttgcaCTAAATGATGTTCATGCAAGAAAGGgcatatacaattatttaaaccTAATAATTTCTTAATATTAGCCTCAAAGATGTTAAATGTCCACTGAAAGGAATTAATTGTTTATGTAACTATATTAAGACAGATTAATGTGTTCTATAGAACCTGTCAGCCTATATGTAAATAAGTTTTCATTGCTTTTACTTTAATTAGAATCAATGTTTAGAACTATTAATAGCAATTGAGCAGTATGATAAGCatcaaaagatacatgtatgtgtattaaACTTATGATTATTGAATTTGAATTataatgaaatgacaaaatcaaaaactgaCAACTGAAAACTGACCAAAAACTTCTACTCTACTTTAATCTTTATTACTACAGGATGTGAATGATTGTAAATTTATTAGTCATGGGGTagatttgatacatgtattttcatacaTATAATATTTATGGGTGACCTGCAACCTGCAAACTTCAACCCGCAACCTGCAACCCGCAACCTGCAACCCGCAACCTGCAACCCGCAAAATAGCACTTCCccgaacaaacgacaaccaccgaacaaTATTGTCCTGGCTTAGGACAGGTGTAAATAAGTGCAGCGTGTTTTAACGTTTTTATGCGTTTTAATGTTATAGTTGTTAACTGCTGTATCATTTGATCGCTTGTATAgatttgtctaattggcaataaAACCACATCATTTGGATAAGAACATTTTATTATATAGttagacttgctacatgtcccttcctaatgttttttcttctttttttcaattttgcccctttGATAGttttactgctataactaggagattacaattatactgacatctgcagGGGCAATCAGTAGGCTAgcacttatcagtaaacatataaattagtaagagaaaaataatagaaagggaattgtagcaagtctatTATATAGTGTACTCAATTTTAATTCATATTCGACACCTCTTACATCACTGCCGCTTCAATATTTAAAGGATATCTCAAATTTTCGGAATACAACTGCATGCAAACCTTAATTATCACTTAAGAgatgtgaaaaataaatataaacaaattgtaTCTATGTAGTGTATATATTTTTAGGTAATTAATGTAATAATTCAAATCAATGCAACGTCTTTACGGGAACGAATATATAACTAAGATTTAGATTACAGTTATATATATAGATGGTgaatgttattattttgttttttggctTTAAGGAGGCAGCAACCAAGAAAATAGGGTCAATTAGTAAAGTTATCGATTAATCGATCTGTCAGAAAATAAACAGGTCTCATTTGGTTAATGAAAACGCTTTTTATAATGCTCATTTGTATTTTGTCCATCTTATGAGTTAAGCGTTTATCAACTGCTTTTTGTGgttcgttctaatgttgtactgttataccactgtcccaggtaaggagGGGGTTGGATtacgctaacatgtttaaccccgtcagaTTATGTATttatgtgactgtcccaagtcaagagcctgtaattcagtggttgacgtttgtttatatgttacatactagttgttttagttcatttttttcatataaataaggctgttagttttctcgtttgaattgttttacattgtcatttcggagccttttatagctgactatctggtattggctttgctaattgctgaaggccgtacggtgacctattatagttgttaatttctgtgtcattttgttctctttttggagagttgtctcattggcattcaaaccacatcttctttttgatatcatataccgtattttataattatattgtaaTAGTTCGTATTGGcggtacacatgtacatgtacatgtacatgtaatagctCTTTGAAGGCCAACAATTTGAAACTATAAAATTGGAGAATTTCTGACAGTTTCTtcacattttatttatcaaaacatgaTATCATTAACGGTGGCATTTGTGAGAATTTTATAATAATAAGGCATATTTTGGTTTTTCTAATTCATGAGCTGTAAATGCAAAATGTTAGTTGCTTACGGAATACACTCTTGCATCAAAGACagagaaacacatcaaaatgATGTTGGAATTATCATTTGCATCACTAAGAAAATACCATGAATACAAATTAAACTgtcatttcaataaaaatgtgTTAGTTGACAGAAACCACATGTTTTATTAACCTGATTCTGATTTGATCATTGGTGGATACATaaattaatcaaatcaaatcaaatacttTTATTGCCATAAAAATCATCAACATGAGCTTtgacaaaaaatacatatatatcaaaataaacaataacatttaaaaaaaacaaaatgtttcagttcaaattattgttttaggTCTCCCGTCGTCAGTTCTAATGACTGTCTTATAAAGGAAAATAAGTTTAAGCATGTCGTTTTTATTTCGTAATAATCACGTGTAGATATCGATCTCAAATTAGACAACGCCAGTTTTTTTCCATAATGGTGTATTAAAAACGCCATTTAATGAGATAGAATTGACAGCAATGGGGCCAACATTTAGTACTTAATATTTAACAGAGCAGCTCCCCATCTATTGAGTAAAATATTTGTTCTgaaatgcaatatatatattttttatatagtcAGTTCCAGGTAGAACATACATGTTTTCTCCTTCCGGGCAGGCATAAGGAGGTAAACAGACAAAAATTACAAACTTCCTCTCAACGTCTATTCTGTCTTCTTTAACCGGCCATTTAAACTTGTTTTTGCCACTCGGATGCATGAACGTTATTGTTATACTGTCCTTCTCCTTGTCAATCTGTTTGACCAATCCGGGATACCAGGTCTGCTCAAACGCCACGATTACCCATATACCTTGAACAATATATTCAGACGTGCGTGACTCCTGAAAATATGGATAAATATATGAGATGATTATATACATCGTCTAAACATCAGTCCAACAATGTTAGatgaaaatgttttgttcttccctctccGGAATTCGAACTGGTGCCTTATATATACATAAAGGATGGTttaaattaatgataaaaaattagttttataaaataaaactgttcatgacaaaatgacaaaatctaaTAACTATTTGCATACTTTTTAACCAAAGGGTTGCAATTTTAATTATGAACGTTTTTTGGATATGTTTGCCATGCTGTTTAGAGCAAAATCTTGGAAACCAAGGAAATATACGCACTTGTTTCCAAATTCAAAGATACAGTAAGGCCTTTACCACGGTGCTAGCTTAACATTCTCACCGCACTACAAGCTTAATACAATTCCTAGCACTGATTTTCGGTAGTTTTCAAACGACaatttattgatgtttacaaacCTGAGGTATATGGTGAAATGCCAAGCCACTCAgaaattttctgtttttctctATACTGTCCATCCTCATTTGTTCATAGCTTGACATCTAAAACAATATAACATTCATATTACATATTTATAGATAACCAATAAGTATCTGCATATAAGATTAAAAATAAGTTATTACCGAAACATGTACAGTTGACATGAAAACTGTTTTAACTGGTCAGTGTTGGTCATTATATGTGTGACATTCATAACCGTAGCGGTGTCTGGCTTTAGTACATTCAATAACTATTTAAGGGATCTAACACAGGCAAGTGTGTCTGATTTATGTCAAAACACCATGGTTTATGATCTGATAGCGCTTTTGTGTAAGCTGTCGCTTCGTTAATACAAATTGAAATTATTACAGTAATAACATTAACTGTACCAATTGTCCTGCACTGGATGCaaatttcgacaatacatgtctcttcagtgatgctcgtggccaaaatattttaaacccAAAGCCTATATAAAAGGTGaaaagctataatccaaaaggtccaaaaagtatagccaaatcgtgaaaggaatcagagctctgcatgagggagatacatcccttaattattttttttattatttctaacattttgtaacagcaaattttaataacacaaaaaataatagttATATTGATGTTTGTAGTGATTTGTACTTTATAATGTACGAACATGTAATTGCAGTTTTATGTATAGAAAAAATGTAATTGCTTACTCGAGGTCGAGTTGGGCTGGCATCGCTAAAGTCATCTTTATTTCCAACTTCTTCTACCTCTGTCTGCTCTGGTAAAGGTTCAATACCATCCATTAATTCAATTTCTAAAATCACAAGAAACAATATAATTACTTTACCTAAAGGTATTTGATTgtctattaaaaatgaaaatatcaggtTGTGTGAACTTACTTGTAGAACATACACAAACACTAAAGAATTAAGCTTGTTTTTATACTGAACTGTTCATTACTGTctaaggttaggggagggtttggcgCCAGAAAAATAGTTTAACCCCGCATCATACTGTATATTCCTTTCCTTAACTGTGACTCTACGATATTTGTAATGTAAATAAGTCAAAATATCAAActcaaaacaaaatatcaaacttaAGTAACAAATGAAGATTTCATAGTGTAGTCATATTGTAAGGCTTACCCGACATCTGAGGCAACTTATCTTTTCTGCTCTTTCCTTTCGAACTACCTTTTACTCCTATGAATTCAAATTGTAGAATAGTTATGAAAAAAACAAGGTAAGcaataatctttaaaaatctCCTAATCCAAAAGTTTAA of the Mytilus galloprovincialis chromosome 8, xbMytGall1.hap1.1, whole genome shotgun sequence genome contains:
- the LOC143042894 gene encoding uncharacterized protein LOC143042894 codes for the protein MSEIELMDGIEPLPEQTEVEEVGNKDDFSDASPTRPRMSSYEQMRMDSIEKNRKFLSGLAFHHIPQESRTSEYIVQGIWVIVAFEQTWYPGLVKQIDKEKDSITITFMHPSGKNKFKWPVKEDRIDVERKFVIFVCLPPYACPEGENMYVLPGTDYIKNIYIAFQNKYFTQ